The DNA region CGCCGAGTACCCGCTGGCCATCAAGCGGCTCCTGCGGGCCATCGACGAGGCCACCGAGTACGGCCTGCTGGGCGAGCACATCATGGGAACGGACTTCTCCTTCACCCTCCATGTCAAGGAGGGCGCCGGCGCCTTTGTCTGCGGTGAAGAGACGGCCCTGATGGCCTCCATCGAGGGCCAGCGCGGCATGCCCCGTCCCCGTCCGCCCTTCCCTGCCCAGAAAGGGCTCTGGGAGAAGCCGAGCAACATCAACAACGTGGAGACCTGGGCCAATGTGCCGCTCATCGTCGGCAAGGGCGGCGAATGGTTCGCCTCCACCGGCACGGAGAAATCCAAGGGCACCAAGGTTTTCGCCCTCACCGGCAAGGTGAAGCACACAGGCCTGGTGGAGGTTCCCATGGGTATCTCCCTCCGGGAGATCGTCTTCGACATCGGCGGCGGCATCATCGACGACAGGAAGTTCAAGGCCGTTCAGATCGGCGGACCCTCCGGCGGCTGTCTCACCGAGGAGCACCTGGACCTCTCGGTGGACTACGAATCGCTCACCTCGGCGGGGGCCATCATGGGTTCCGGCGGACTGGTGGTCATGGACGAGGACACCTGCATGGTGGACGTCTCCAAGTTTTTCCTGGAGTTCACCCAGCGGGAATCCTGCGGAAAGTGCATTCCCTGCCGCGAGGGCACCAAGCAGATGCTCCTGCTGCTGGAGAAGATCACCGCCGGCAGGGGCACCATGGAGGATCTGGACCACCTGGAGGAGCTTGCCCACATGGTCAAGGAGATGTCCCTCTGCGGCCTGGGCCAGACGGCGCCCAACCCCGTGCTCACCACGCTGCGCTACTTCCGCGACGAGTACGAGGCCCATATCAGGGACAAGCACTGTCCGGCCGGCGCATGCGGCGCCCTGATCCGCTACGAGATCGACCCGGAACGCTGCCGGAAGTGCGGCCTCTGCGCCAAGGAGTGCCCCGTGGACTGCATCGCCGGGGACCGGAAGACCCCCTACGTGATCGACCAGGAGCGTTGCATCAAGTGCGGCAGCTGTCTCGAGGTCTGCCCCTTCGGTGCGGTGCTCAAGA from Synergistales bacterium includes:
- the nuoF gene encoding NADH-quinone oxidoreductase subunit NuoF, giving the protein MALYRAHVLVCGGTGCVSSGSREVLGKFREEIAIKGLDKEIMVVETGCHGMCEMGPIVVVYPEGTFYCRVDVEDVPEIVEEHLYKGRVVNRLLYTMPEAIDGIPHYSDIPFYSKQQRNALRNCGYINPDNIDEYIARDGYTAVAKALTTMTSEEVLEEVKTSGLRGRGGGGFPTGLKWSFARKAVGDKKYVICNADEGDPGAFMDRSILEGDPHSVIEGMLLGAYVMGADEGYIYCRAEYPLAIKRLLRAIDEATEYGLLGEHIMGTDFSFTLHVKEGAGAFVCGEETALMASIEGQRGMPRPRPPFPAQKGLWEKPSNINNVETWANVPLIVGKGGEWFASTGTEKSKGTKVFALTGKVKHTGLVEVPMGISLREIVFDIGGGIIDDRKFKAVQIGGPSGGCLTEEHLDLSVDYESLTSAGAIMGSGGLVVMDEDTCMVDVSKFFLEFTQRESCGKCIPCREGTKQMLLLLEKITAGRGTMEDLDHLEELAHMVKEMSLCGLGQTAPNPVLTTLRYFRDEYEAHIRDKHCPAGACGALIRYEIDPERCRKCGLCAKECPVDCIAGDRKTPYVIDQERCIKCGSCLEVCPFGAVLKK